GTGCACATCGCATGACGCGGCAAATCCGCTCTGGAATTGTCTGGATCAACACCTATCGGGCAGTTTCTCCCATCGCACCCTTCGGCGGTTATGGACAGTCCGGTCATGGGCGCGAAGGCGGCATGGCAGCGGCACTCGACTTCACGCGGACAAAAACGGTGTGGCTGCGGACTTCCGATGATCCAATCCCCGATCCATTCGTGATGCGGTGACGCCATGTTCTACGAAATACGCACATACAGGCTGAAAAACGGGTCGATCCCCGAATACCTGAAAGTTGTCGGCGAAACCGGGATCTCGATCCAGAAGAAGCACCTCGGCCAACTCGTCGGCTATTTTTATTCGGAGATCGGGCCGATCAACGAAATCGTCCACATCTGGGCCTTCAAGAGCCTCGATGAACGGGAGGAGAGACGGACCCGCCTGATGGCAGATCCTGACTGGCAGGCTTTCCTGCCACGCATCCGCGACCTCATAGAAGTCGCAGAAAACAAGATCATGAAACCGGCAGCGTTCTGGTCGGCGGAAGGGAGTCCGCAAACCTGATTGCACACAAATACAAACAACAAGAATGGAGAAATGGGAACATGCGTAAATCAATCATCATGGCAGCTGCGGTTGCCGCAGTTGCATTCACTGCACCGGCTTATGCCGCCGAAATGGTTTTCACCAGTTGGGGTGGTACGACCCAGGATGCACAGAAAGCCGCCTGGGCGGAGAAATTCACGGCCGAGACCAAGACCAACGTCCTTCAGGACGGTCCGACCGACTACGGCAAAATCAAAGCCATGGTCGAGTCCGGCAATGTGAGTTGGGATGTCGTCGACGTGGAGGGCGATTATGCCGTTCAGGCCGGCAATAAAGGCATGCTTGAGAAGCTCGACTTTTCGGTGATCGACAAGTCCAAACTGGATCCGCGTTTTGTAACGGACTACAGCGTCGGGAGCTTTTATTATTCCTTCGTCATCGGGTTTAACGCCGATGCTGTCGGTGCTGAAGGCCCGAAGACGTGGGCCGATCTGTTTGACACAACGAAGTTCCCAGGAAAGCGTACTTTTTACAAATGGTCGGCACCCGGCGTGATTGAAGCCGCGCTTCTTGCCGATGGTGTAACGCCGGACAAGCTTTATCCACTTGATCTCGACCGCGCCTTCAAGAAGCTGGATACCATCAAGAAGGACATCATCTGGTGGAGCGGCGGCGCCCAGTCCCAACAGCTTCTCGCTTCCGCTGAAGCACCATATGGCATGTTCTGGAACGGCCGGCTTACCGCGCTTAAAGCAACAGGCGTGAATGTTGGCGAATCGTGGGAGCAGAATATCACTGCGGCAGACGCACTCGTCGTCCCCAAAAGTGCCAAGAACCGTGATCTCGCCATGAAGTTCATCGCTTTGGCGACCAGCGCTAAGGGCCAGGCAGATATGGCGACCGCTACCGGCTATGCCCCGATCAATACGGAGTCGGGCCAGCTGATGGATGCGGCGCTACGCAAGACCCTTCCGGATCAGCAGGCAGCAAGCCAGGTGAACGCTGACATGAGCTACTGGGCGCAGCATCGCGATGAGATCGGCGAGCGCTGGTACGCATGGCAGGCGAAATAAGCCTTCAGGCATTTCGGCTCGGACACTGTTCCGGGCCGATTGTTCGCTTGAAATCGAGACAGCCGTAGGGATAGTCAGGATGAGCATCATAACCAGCACGACCCGCTTTGCTCAGGAGCCCGTACGACGGCGGCGTCCGTCGGGTTTCGCTTATATTGCGCCAGCGCTGTTGCTCCTTATCCTGTTCTTTGTCGTTCCGATTGCATCCCTGCTTATGCGCAGCGTTCTCGAACCGTCGCCCGGTATCGGTAACTACGTCGAACTTTTCGGCTCCTTGACCTATGTCCGGATATTCGCCAACACCTTTCTGGTTTCGGCGCTGGTTACAGTACTGTCGGTCGTCATCGGCTTTCCCGTGGCATGGCTCCTGGCGATCATACCCAACCGTTGGGGATCCATACTCTTTGCAATCATATTGCTCTCCATGTGGACCAATCTCCTCGCCCGCACTTATGCCTGGATGGTGCTACTGCAGCGGACTGGTGTGATTAACAAGACCCTCATCAGCCTCGGCGTGATTGATCAGCCGCTGGTCATGGTCAACAACCTCATCGGCGTGACCATCGGTATGACGTACATCATGCTGCCGTTTATCATATTGCCGCTGCGGGGCGTCATCAAAGGTATCGAGCCCGGCATCCTGCAAGCCGCGGCGCTCTGCGGCGCCACGAAATGGCAGAGCCTCTGGCGGGTTCTCATTCCCCTTGCCCTACCTGGAATCGCGTCCAGTGCGCTCATGGTCTTCGTCATGTCACTCGGTTATTTCGTGACGCCTGCACTGCTCGGTGGAACGGCCAATATGATGGTCGCCGAAATGATCGCCCAGTTTGTGCAGTCGCTGGTCAATTGGGGCATGGGTGGAGCCGCCGCTCTCGTGCTGCTCGTCGCCACACTCCTTCTCTACGCCCTCCAGCTGCGGCTTTTCGGTATTGGGCGTATCGGCCAGGAAGGACAATAAGATGCTGCTGAATTTCGAAAGACTTGGCATGTGGAAATGGGTCCTGACCGGTTTTTCTGTTCTTGTGGCCATGTTCTTACTGCTGCCCATCCTGTTTATCGTGGCGCTTTCCTTCGGGTCATCGCAATGGCTTATCTTTCCGCCCCCCAGCTGGACACTGCGCTGGTATCAGGAACTTTTTGCCGATCCGCGTTGGCTCGAAAGCGCACTAACAAGCGTGAAGATTGCAATCATCGTTACCATCTGCTCGGTGATCCTCGGCTTGTTGGCTTCGTTTGGCCTGACACGCGGCCGCTTCGCTGGGCGGGAAACACTCCGTGCGTTATTCTTGACTCCCATGATCATGCCAGTGGTCGTTCTCGCAGTGGCCCTCTATGCATTCTTTTTGAAAGTCGGGCTCAACGGAACCCTGCTGGGCTTCGTGATCGCCCATCTTATCCTGGCCCTGCCATTTTCGATTATCTCGATCGGCAATGCGCTCGATGGCTTTGATCGCTCCATAGAAGATGCAGCGGTGCTCTGCGGCGCCCATCCTCTGGAGGCCAAATTGCGCGTTACGCTGCCGGGCATTCGGCACGGATTGTTCGCCGCCGCAATCTTCTCATTTCTCGTTTCGTGGGATGAAGTGGTGGTGGCCATATTCATGGCAAGCCCCACACTGCAAACGCTTCCCGTCAAGGTCTGGGCAACCTTGCGTCAGGACCTGACACCGGTAATAGCCGCCGCCTCGACATTGCTTGTCGTCTTTACTGTATTGCTGATGTTCATCGCAGCACTTCTGCGCAAAGGATTCAAATCATGACGATACCTTTTCTACAAATCCGGGGCATTCGCAAAGAGTACGGTGCTGTAACGGCTGTGCAGGACGTGACACTGGACGTGGAGAGAGGTGAGTTCCTGACCTTCCTCGGCCCGTCCGGCTCCGGCAAGAGCACCACCCTTTATATTTTGGCCGGGTTCGAAAATCCGACAAGCGGCGATATCTTGCTTGAAGGCAGGACTTTGCTCCAAACGCCCTCGCATAAGCGCAACATCGGAATGGTGTTCCAGCGATACACGTTGTTTCCGCACCTTTCGGTCGGCGAGAATATCGCGTTTCCGTTGCGGGTGCGCAGACTCCCTAAAGCGGAGATCGATGAAAAAGTGCGCCGCATGCTCAAGCTTGTGCGTCTGGAAGGTTATGAAGACCGCATGCCGGCAAAGATGTCCGGTGGCCAGCAGCAGCGTGTCGCCTTGGCACGCGCACTAGCCTATGACCCACCAGTCCTCTTGAT
The Phyllobacterium zundukense DNA segment above includes these coding regions:
- a CDS encoding ABC transporter permease is translated as MSIITSTTRFAQEPVRRRRPSGFAYIAPALLLLILFFVVPIASLLMRSVLEPSPGIGNYVELFGSLTYVRIFANTFLVSALVTVLSVVIGFPVAWLLAIIPNRWGSILFAIILLSMWTNLLARTYAWMVLLQRTGVINKTLISLGVIDQPLVMVNNLIGVTIGMTYIMLPFIILPLRGVIKGIEPGILQAAALCGATKWQSLWRVLIPLALPGIASSALMVFVMSLGYFVTPALLGGTANMMVAEMIAQFVQSLVNWGMGGAAALVLLVATLLLYALQLRLFGIGRIGQEGQ
- a CDS encoding ABC transporter permease yields the protein MLLNFERLGMWKWVLTGFSVLVAMFLLLPILFIVALSFGSSQWLIFPPPSWTLRWYQELFADPRWLESALTSVKIAIIVTICSVILGLLASFGLTRGRFAGRETLRALFLTPMIMPVVVLAVALYAFFLKVGLNGTLLGFVIAHLILALPFSIISIGNALDGFDRSIEDAAVLCGAHPLEAKLRVTLPGIRHGLFAAAIFSFLVSWDEVVVAIFMASPTLQTLPVKVWATLRQDLTPVIAAASTLLVVFTVLLMFIAALLRKGFKS
- a CDS encoding NIPSNAP family protein — encoded protein: MFYEIRTYRLKNGSIPEYLKVVGETGISIQKKHLGQLVGYFYSEIGPINEIVHIWAFKSLDEREERRTRLMADPDWQAFLPRIRDLIEVAENKIMKPAAFWSAEGSPQT
- a CDS encoding ABC transporter substrate-binding protein; this encodes MRKSIIMAAAVAAVAFTAPAYAAEMVFTSWGGTTQDAQKAAWAEKFTAETKTNVLQDGPTDYGKIKAMVESGNVSWDVVDVEGDYAVQAGNKGMLEKLDFSVIDKSKLDPRFVTDYSVGSFYYSFVIGFNADAVGAEGPKTWADLFDTTKFPGKRTFYKWSAPGVIEAALLADGVTPDKLYPLDLDRAFKKLDTIKKDIIWWSGGAQSQQLLASAEAPYGMFWNGRLTALKATGVNVGESWEQNITAADALVVPKSAKNRDLAMKFIALATSAKGQADMATATGYAPINTESGQLMDAALRKTLPDQQAASQVNADMSYWAQHRDEIGERWYAWQAK